One genomic segment of Candidatus Bipolaricaulota bacterium includes these proteins:
- a CDS encoding phosphoglycerate kinase: MTITEIKKVPRLDQVNDLQGKIVFMRVDFNVPVKNGRVVENFRIKSALSSIEHIIKRDGRVILASHLGRPEGKYNKKLSLNPVYLELRKLMPRQNVLFWDKDISQISKKDLAALEAGDVVLLENLRFNSGEDKNSVSFARKLAALADIYVNEAFSFSHRKAASIDAITNLLSACVGLKFFEEVSNLGKLIKPRRPAIGIIGGIKVETKLPLMERLLPSYDFFLIGGVAANVFFKALGYEIGGSLVNHGNLKQAEEILKKFGDKIILPKDVLIWEEKENIVISRQVTNDKDIVYKKNQMILDVGRNTVKDFSKYIRSAKTIIWNGPMGQTEDPRFRKGTALLAEAIAKRSKGAPFGAVGGGETIEALNRIKMLKDMDFVSTGGGAMLDFLTDYKKFPGLAAVLRKNKN, encoded by the coding sequence ATGACGATAACTGAGATAAAAAAAGTTCCTCGGCTCGACCAAGTCAATGATTTGCAAGGGAAAATCGTTTTTATGCGGGTTGATTTCAATGTGCCCGTAAAAAACGGTCGGGTGGTGGAAAATTTTCGTATTAAATCCGCATTGTCTTCGATCGAACACATTATCAAGCGTGACGGCCGCGTTATTTTGGCTTCGCATCTCGGAAGGCCCGAAGGCAAATACAATAAAAAATTAAGTCTTAATCCCGTTTATCTTGAACTCAGGAAATTGATGCCTCGGCAAAACGTTTTATTTTGGGACAAAGACATTTCTCAAATATCCAAAAAGGATTTGGCGGCGTTGGAAGCGGGCGACGTGGTTTTGTTGGAAAACCTGCGGTTTAATTCGGGCGAGGACAAAAATTCCGTTTCTTTCGCTCGTAAATTGGCCGCGCTGGCGGACATCTATGTCAATGAAGCTTTTTCATTTTCTCATCGAAAAGCCGCGTCTATTGATGCCATAACCAATTTGTTGTCGGCCTGCGTCGGTTTGAAGTTTTTCGAAGAAGTGAGCAATTTGGGCAAGTTGATCAAGCCGCGGCGACCGGCCATCGGCATTATCGGAGGCATAAAGGTTGAGACCAAACTGCCGTTGATGGAGAGATTGCTGCCGTCATATGATTTTTTTCTGATTGGCGGCGTGGCCGCGAATGTTTTTTTCAAAGCGCTCGGTTATGAAATAGGCGGTTCTCTCGTCAATCACGGGAATTTAAAACAAGCCGAAGAAATTTTAAAAAAATTCGGCGATAAAATTATTTTACCCAAGGATGTTTTAATATGGGAGGAAAAAGAAAATATCGTTATCAGTCGCCAAGTGACCAATGACAAAGACATCGTCTATAAAAAAAATCAAATGATTTTGGATGTAGGACGAAATACGGTTAAGGATTTTTCGAAATATATCAGGTCTGCGAAAACCATAATTTGGAACGGACCGATGGGGCAGACGGAAGATCCGCGATTTAGAAAAGGCACGGCTTTGTTGGCGGAAGCAATCGCCAAAAGATCCAAGGGAGCTCCATTTGGCGCGGTGGGCGGAGGAGAAACCATTGAAGCGCTCAATCGTATAAAAATGTTGAAAGACATGGATTTTGTGTCCACTGGCGGCGGAGCCATGCTTGATTTTCTGACCGATTATAAAAAATTTCCGGGGCTGGCGGCTGTTTTAAGAAAAAATAAAAATTAG
- a CDS encoding hydrogenase/urease maturation nickel metallochaperone HypA produces MHDLHLADKIHKLVLEKAAENNCRKVSEISVELGFIREHGQDISPENLRFNLTMLNEGTLADGAEIKIEKATGKENYWSLLEIKGE; encoded by the coding sequence ATGCACGATCTTCATCTGGCCGATAAAATTCATAAATTGGTTTTAGAGAAAGCCGCTGAAAACAATTGCCGAAAGGTGAGTGAAATCTCCGTTGAATTGGGGTTTATTCGAGAGCATGGACAAGATATTTCCCCTGAGAATCTTAGGTTTAACTTAACGATGTTAAACGAAGGCACGTTGGCCGATGGCGCTGAAATTAAAATAGAAAAAGCGACGGGTAAAGAAAATTATTGGAGCTTGCTTGAAATAAAAGGCGAGTGA